In Maridesulfovibrio sp., a single genomic region encodes these proteins:
- a CDS encoding Ig-like domain-containing protein has product MAEDTNDSQQNRVPPSTVYKVEGSPDDYRYVLRGADLVLVDKDNHEQVFMFVGNIMSLDGKVDMEFSDGESLESKELFDRSEMQDSEKEEESSTWEVQDSPPAPASTTGNSFDGDGLNPSGSSKPELGISSLTSASAQLSVDSSRAIISTQTALIKSSSSSATSEETFSSTVKPSSAQKQETTDNPDSEEKQEDTTEDIPEEETQEETPEETSDSDNASDEDSPDPDTVSRPTIHLAEGEDNGYSDDDGIISSQNPTFEGETDGGATVKIYVNDELKDTIVADENGDYSVTIAGLNDGDYEIYAVASIGETVSEDSVVLSVEVDATAPGVPTMQLTSQSDTKVGTIAGIYTNDSTLSLEGTGGDPDSRVTISYSTDGVNYTELATVSVGSDGSWGYTLTEEQALTDGEYTFKLTAEDLAGNVSSGATYLSGVTLKTTDPSSTGLDLVAGSDSYDEDAGGTNSDNLTNKETIDLTVVGASDDTAKVSIYLIEDGTYTYVGDAAKDSSGNWVYTVAEGVISDDGTYRFVAELTDYAGNVEGRNIHASLDVVIDRTPPEVEPTIDLDSGSDSTTSSPDLGGTDEDDITSSNTVTLKGTAEVGAPINIYLTVGDGTEKQISDGEITTDGLGNWTYTYDVSSYGTSGSEELTFRAEVCDAADNAADETLTVTVDHTDPDRPTIGLPSSGEDQLLGTLDTNLDKDIATVRNDSAVLTGKITESSSEVVLVLYQVDSDGNRTVIANSLADNGALGDVSITDNGDGTYSWSYDYGNLTDGETYTFVATVEDLAGNTSLDSKTFEIRSDQTIDAPTIDLAPGFDSAGGPAGTESDDYTAYPDGDSSKEISFKISGDTDSTISVYLLDSSADGAVEIVSGEVSVGSGILVDSVVDDSGDWPLVSFDASAYAGTTTELTFVAVSTDMAGNSKYTTYTMTLDDSDPVAGAIDLDASDDLGTYADDEITNAREILISGTLEEGANAVKVTVYDNGVEIGEATVSGNETDGYKWEFSIGDEGSTDASDYITEGSHSYTAVVEDNAGNQTVLDALPVTIDRSISDPTFVLTSGEDSSDTGRITNDGITKATELVFEGSSDIGDTVTVHVVDSEGHDTIVGSFVASAADWEYTVANSFISADGDYEFYAVTSDVAGNSKTTASVDVTIDRTTNTPGDIDLTTGSDTSYTDGSFSVGTDSDNITSSENLTFTGAVESSGVEKGSTVYLYVVGTDDPVGSVVVGEDDTSWTITVARDDVGQGTHEFYVRYVDLAGTESASSSILPVEVDSIKPSTPTITLDDAAEYPVHDGTVYTNKVNPEFTISNLEEGTSLNIKINGVSVKTVVVDASGSYSFDPEDFASDKSDDGTKTITVVAVDEAGNVSDEATYSFELDTFAENISGVKLADTSNSGSLDDNITSETEPHIVGYAEAYSSVVVTILNGENVASTGTVVAGADGSWDYPVTESELGEGVYTVEVTATDYAGNVATDTSYSFTVDTSIDPVGFDMIQDVDNDTGFELDDHNTQTRNPGFSWTAGENLTATISIYDSEGNLIKSYYNVDSPSGDNSWAVPVADSLEDGTYTFKAVFTDTAGNTVITDASGNEVSEEVVVVIDNESPALTVELADDSDSGTDNDWLTNDEKVAEGLVLSGTAEAGVHLFVYVNDMEVSVTNDATGTDGYITVGENGEWTFDLSGLDIDSGINDGDNTIKVEAVDQAGNVTTFTQILEVDSEVSPAGVILLADESDSGYKGDFTTNDMTPTLTGTTEANATLVVSVMVGDESKAVGTVTADDDGNWSVTVPDGILDEDGDYVFTAVITDAADNEATITQSIRIDTDPMVPTISMDEDTKGEFFGTDSDYVTSDTSPVFTVTTEAHTSLDVYVDGVLQADLSVAIGDNTGDGILTVSLSGLAEGTYTYRFVSTDSAGNTSETTQVVTIDPEYSADDLTISIDSDYDSGVSDSDGLTYETRPLLTGTAEAGSKLRIYISERYSTGEEAAAAALGDSYVTELVLADDDSTWEYTPTDLGEDGYYKVTVVSEDEAGNRQVKYIIIDLDTTPPQTPTFVLSDGGVDNTIETTTRTTDNTPFFEGEAEANSTLTISISEIGVEGDVLFFTTTTDADGKWSYQVEPGDALNDGSYNVSITSTDEAGNEAEGSAQFQITGETPVPPTINLSSADDSNIGTDAVTNHNSGLTLTGIAESYCNVKIYKTTEGDTDRTGGELLDTVEAGANGVWTYELDGTLADGSYYYYATSVYSDDAGYTSDELLTLVVDTQTITPTLELVEDTGVDNDWIAEDSNNTATDWTTSAPTITGVVDEGATVVITATDIYNNVTTITIAPENLTKDGDTWSYTYTLSELSDGEYAIQVTTTDLAGNEASSSEETLVIDTGFSKPTIDLPDAYDTAVSVNADGAILQADGTVAGNALRSHLPADFISTIVDGYTSENSFPLSGTADTGSLVQIEIYKDGELITTTDVFTVTNADGTWTYDTGTLSDGLYTFQVTCTDTAGNELQADSLSVYVDANATRTAEIVLNDDYEGNYTPDTTPTFTLYGDSDSVWLLYIDGESDPVATGTFNSSSTATYTPTFTTDGEHTYTLVTVDRAGNVQVADDLVFTIDTDAPDFQSDPSITSGTKGTGETYYTNSNTADITIQVEPGTAARILNIDGYNVDGSDTDFETGWVYDTDGDGYVTFSLDSGVYKFDGEYSDITIQYRDQAHNYDATQDYTFDMVVDTVKPVTDIALDSGSDHGFSDSDNLTSGDLITLSGTIQELGAGQEDGDFSTDIADYHVTLTNTDTGVSQTFGSDHITLHDDGTWEVTFGSAGHDLASGDYTATVTATDLAGNSHTSTTDFVIDNDSAGLLDHSPELSTQSLGSSGVFITGDYFGDDVSFSSSDYKCEVVYYTDDGASSSESYVDIDSDGSFGKYVSSSTIGNYDYVGITIIDSAGNESETTYIDFDGNSVTPDTVSASSEDSSDPSYTFTDSDSDADVATINVTLTGDYDNDGTTDVTIEGTASVSADNTWTMDFLSELQDGHYTLQLEGLDSSGDVITAQSESTYDFTLLDGVLDSGGDGGGTDSGTESADSGSDSDGDSGGDSGGSDAITTDDVHLEVTVHTDHIDGIA; this is encoded by the coding sequence ATGGCCGAAGATACCAACGATTCTCAGCAGAACAGAGTCCCGCCGTCTACTGTCTACAAGGTAGAGGGGAGCCCTGACGACTACAGATATGTTCTTCGCGGGGCAGACCTTGTCCTTGTAGACAAGGACAACCATGAACAGGTGTTCATGTTCGTGGGGAACATCATGAGCCTTGACGGCAAGGTGGACATGGAGTTTTCCGATGGTGAAAGCCTTGAGTCAAAGGAGCTTTTCGATCGTTCAGAGATGCAGGATTCGGAAAAGGAAGAGGAGAGTTCCACCTGGGAAGTTCAGGACAGTCCTCCTGCGCCTGCTTCAACCACCGGTAATTCTTTTGACGGAGACGGCCTGAATCCTTCCGGAAGTTCAAAGCCTGAGCTTGGCATCAGCAGCCTTACCTCTGCTTCCGCCCAGCTTTCTGTCGATTCCAGCAGAGCCATAATTTCAACTCAGACTGCGCTTATTAAAAGCAGCAGTTCTTCCGCTACCAGCGAAGAAACATTTTCCAGCACAGTAAAACCCAGTTCCGCCCAAAAACAGGAGACTACTGACAACCCTGATTCCGAGGAGAAACAGGAAGATACTACCGAAGATATACCGGAAGAGGAGACTCAGGAGGAGACTCCGGAAGAAACCTCGGACAGCGACAACGCTTCGGATGAAGACAGTCCTGATCCGGATACCGTAAGCAGACCGACCATCCATCTGGCTGAAGGCGAAGATAACGGTTATTCTGATGATGATGGTATTATCAGTTCGCAGAATCCGACTTTTGAAGGTGAAACTGATGGTGGTGCAACCGTAAAAATTTACGTCAATGATGAGCTTAAGGACACTATAGTTGCAGATGAGAACGGTGATTACTCTGTTACCATCGCAGGACTTAATGACGGAGATTACGAGATTTATGCCGTTGCCTCCATCGGTGAAACAGTTTCCGAGGATTCGGTAGTTCTCAGCGTTGAAGTCGATGCCACTGCGCCCGGTGTGCCGACCATGCAGCTTACCTCTCAGTCCGATACCAAGGTAGGGACCATTGCCGGAATTTACACCAATGACAGCACGCTTTCCCTTGAAGGTACTGGTGGCGACCCAGACAGCCGGGTAACCATTTCGTACTCCACCGATGGAGTAAACTATACAGAACTTGCCACTGTCTCCGTGGGTAGTGACGGATCATGGGGCTATACCCTGACCGAGGAGCAGGCTCTTACCGACGGTGAATATACATTCAAGCTTACTGCCGAGGACCTTGCGGGCAACGTATCCAGCGGGGCCACTTATCTGAGCGGGGTTACGCTGAAAACCACCGACCCGAGTTCTACCGGGCTTGATCTAGTGGCCGGTTCCGACTCTTACGATGAAGATGCCGGTGGCACGAACAGTGATAACCTTACCAACAAGGAGACAATTGACCTCACTGTTGTCGGTGCGAGTGATGATACCGCAAAGGTCAGCATCTACCTGATAGAGGACGGCACATATACTTATGTGGGAGATGCTGCCAAGGACAGTTCGGGAAACTGGGTGTATACTGTTGCCGAAGGTGTGATAAGCGACGACGGCACCTACCGGTTCGTGGCAGAGCTCACCGACTACGCCGGAAACGTGGAAGGCCGGAACATACACGCCTCGCTCGATGTTGTTATCGACCGCACCCCTCCGGAGGTTGAACCGACAATAGACCTTGATTCCGGATCGGACTCTACTACCAGCAGCCCGGATTTAGGGGGAACCGATGAGGACGACATTACCAGTTCAAATACGGTTACCCTGAAAGGCACGGCCGAGGTCGGTGCGCCCATAAATATTTATCTTACTGTCGGTGACGGTACCGAGAAACAGATATCGGATGGAGAAATAACCACGGACGGCCTTGGAAACTGGACTTACACTTATGATGTTTCCTCCTATGGCACATCCGGTTCGGAAGAGCTTACTTTTCGTGCCGAAGTCTGCGACGCAGCAGATAACGCTGCCGACGAAACCCTGACTGTTACCGTTGACCATACAGACCCTGACCGGCCCACCATAGGGCTTCCTTCTTCCGGTGAAGATCAGCTGCTTGGAACGCTCGATACCAATCTGGATAAGGATATTGCCACCGTACGCAATGACTCTGCCGTGCTTACAGGCAAAATAACCGAGAGCAGTTCAGAGGTTGTACTGGTTCTCTATCAGGTGGACTCTGATGGAAACAGAACCGTCATTGCAAACAGCCTTGCCGATAACGGTGCGCTTGGTGATGTTTCCATAACCGACAACGGTGACGGAACCTACAGCTGGTCCTACGATTACGGCAATCTCACCGATGGTGAGACATATACTTTTGTTGCTACTGTTGAAGACCTTGCCGGGAATACCAGCCTTGATTCCAAAACTTTCGAAATCCGTTCCGACCAGACTATTGACGCGCCTACTATCGATTTAGCTCCGGGATTCGATTCCGCAGGCGGACCTGCGGGCACGGAAAGTGACGATTACACCGCTTATCCTGACGGCGATTCCAGCAAGGAAATCAGCTTTAAGATATCCGGTGATACGGATTCAACCATATCCGTCTATCTGCTTGATTCATCTGCGGACGGAGCAGTGGAGATTGTTTCTGGAGAGGTCAGTGTCGGGTCCGGGATACTGGTCGATTCCGTGGTGGACGATTCCGGCGACTGGCCTCTGGTCTCTTTTGACGCATCTGCATACGCCGGCACAACAACAGAACTTACGTTTGTGGCTGTTTCTACAGATATGGCCGGCAACAGCAAATACACCACCTACACCATGACTCTGGATGATTCCGATCCTGTGGCCGGAGCCATAGACCTGGATGCATCGGATGATCTCGGGACATATGCCGATGATGAAATAACCAATGCCAGGGAAATTCTGATCAGCGGAACTCTTGAGGAAGGTGCGAACGCGGTCAAGGTAACCGTTTACGATAACGGGGTCGAGATCGGCGAGGCAACAGTCAGCGGAAACGAGACTGACGGATACAAATGGGAATTCTCCATTGGTGATGAAGGATCGACAGACGCATCCGATTACATCACCGAAGGTTCGCATTCCTATACAGCCGTGGTGGAAGACAACGCCGGAAACCAGACGGTTCTGGACGCGCTGCCCGTAACCATAGATCGCTCGATTTCCGATCCGACATTTGTACTTACTTCTGGTGAGGACAGTTCCGATACCGGCCGGATTACCAATGACGGGATCACCAAAGCGACTGAACTGGTTTTCGAAGGATCCTCCGATATCGGGGATACGGTTACAGTCCATGTGGTGGATTCCGAAGGGCACGATACGATAGTAGGGTCTTTTGTCGCATCCGCTGCCGACTGGGAATACACGGTGGCGAATTCATTTATTTCCGCGGACGGAGATTACGAATTTTATGCGGTTACCAGCGATGTGGCCGGTAACAGCAAAACCACCGCAAGCGTGGATGTTACCATTGACCGCACCACGAATACCCCCGGTGACATAGACCTTACAACCGGGTCGGATACGTCTTATACGGACGGCTCTTTCAGTGTGGGAACGGATTCGGACAACATTACGAGTTCCGAAAATCTTACCTTTACGGGTGCCGTGGAATCGTCCGGAGTAGAAAAAGGGTCCACAGTCTATCTGTACGTTGTGGGAACCGATGATCCTGTCGGCTCGGTCGTAGTCGGCGAAGATGACACATCCTGGACCATAACCGTGGCAAGAGATGATGTGGGACAGGGAACCCACGAATTTTACGTGCGATATGTGGATCTGGCTGGAACCGAGTCCGCTTCGTCCTCTATTCTGCCGGTGGAAGTGGACAGCATCAAGCCCTCAACCCCTACAATAACACTCGACGACGCTGCAGAGTATCCGGTGCATGACGGCACTGTGTATACCAATAAAGTCAATCCGGAGTTCACGATTTCCAATCTTGAGGAAGGCACCAGCCTTAATATCAAGATCAACGGGGTTTCCGTGAAAACCGTGGTGGTCGATGCCAGCGGCAGCTATTCGTTTGATCCAGAGGACTTTGCCTCCGACAAGAGCGACGATGGGACGAAAACAATCACCGTCGTGGCAGTCGACGAGGCCGGTAATGTCTCCGATGAGGCTACATACAGTTTTGAGCTTGATACTTTCGCCGAGAATATTTCCGGTGTGAAGCTGGCGGATACTTCCAATTCCGGCTCTCTGGATGACAACATCACCAGCGAAACAGAGCCTCATATTGTCGGCTATGCTGAAGCCTATTCCTCTGTTGTTGTGACTATCCTGAATGGTGAGAACGTTGCGTCCACAGGAACGGTCGTTGCCGGGGCGGACGGCAGTTGGGATTATCCGGTGACCGAGTCCGAACTGGGCGAGGGCGTGTACACGGTGGAAGTTACCGCAACCGACTATGCCGGTAACGTGGCAACTGATACATCCTACAGTTTTACAGTGGATACCAGCATTGATCCGGTCGGCTTCGATATGATCCAGGATGTGGACAACGACACCGGTTTCGAACTGGACGACCACAATACCCAGACCCGCAATCCGGGATTCAGTTGGACTGCCGGAGAAAATCTTACCGCGACCATCTCCATTTACGACAGCGAAGGGAATCTGATTAAAAGCTACTACAACGTGGACTCTCCAAGCGGAGATAATTCCTGGGCTGTGCCGGTAGCGGACTCGCTTGAAGACGGAACATACACGTTCAAGGCCGTTTTTACCGATACGGCCGGTAACACCGTGATTACCGATGCTTCCGGGAACGAAGTCAGCGAAGAGGTAGTCGTAGTGATCGATAATGAATCGCCTGCGTTGACTGTCGAACTTGCAGACGATTCTGATTCCGGCACTGATAATGACTGGCTGACCAATGACGAGAAAGTTGCCGAAGGGCTGGTGCTTTCAGGAACGGCCGAGGCCGGGGTCCACCTTTTTGTTTACGTTAATGACATGGAAGTCAGTGTCACTAACGATGCGACCGGTACAGACGGATATATAACCGTTGGCGAAAACGGGGAATGGACTTTCGACCTCTCCGGGCTTGATATCGACAGCGGTATCAATGACGGCGATAATACGATTAAGGTTGAGGCCGTAGACCAGGCCGGGAACGTAACAACTTTTACCCAGATACTTGAAGTTGATTCCGAAGTTTCCCCTGCAGGAGTTATCCTGCTGGCCGATGAATCCGATTCCGGCTACAAGGGAGATTTTACTACCAACGACATGACCCCGACCCTTACCGGGACAACCGAGGCAAATGCTACTCTGGTGGTCTCGGTGATGGTTGGCGATGAGTCCAAGGCCGTGGGCACCGTTACAGCGGACGATGACGGCAATTGGTCTGTAACCGTACCTGATGGAATTCTGGATGAAGACGGAGATTATGTCTTCACAGCTGTTATCACCGATGCTGCCGATAATGAGGCTACAATCACCCAGAGCATCAGAATTGATACCGATCCCATGGTTCCGACAATTTCCATGGATGAGGATACCAAGGGGGAATTCTTCGGGACCGACAGCGATTACGTTACCAGTGATACTTCGCCTGTTTTTACTGTTACCACGGAGGCGCATACCAGCCTTGATGTCTATGTTGACGGTGTTCTTCAGGCGGATTTATCAGTCGCTATCGGTGATAATACCGGTGACGGCATACTTACGGTTTCTTTAAGCGGCCTTGCAGAAGGAACCTATACCTATCGTTTCGTTTCCACCGACAGTGCCGGAAATACCAGTGAAACCACCCAGGTGGTAACCATAGACCCAGAGTATTCCGCAGATGATCTGACAATATCCATAGACTCCGATTACGATTCCGGCGTGAGTGACAGTGACGGACTGACCTACGAAACACGGCCCTTGCTGACCGGTACTGCCGAAGCGGGCAGTAAACTGAGAATTTACATAAGTGAACGCTACTCCACAGGTGAGGAAGCGGCTGCAGCGGCTCTCGGGGACAGTTATGTTACCGAACTGGTCCTCGCGGATGATGATTCCACATGGGAGTATACTCCTACCGATCTCGGCGAAGACGGGTACTACAAAGTTACTGTGGTTTCCGAAGACGAGGCCGGTAACAGGCAGGTCAAGTACATTATTATCGATCTTGATACCACGCCTCCCCAGACTCCTACTTTCGTGCTTTCAGATGGGGGAGTGGACAACACCATAGAGACCACTACGCGAACGACCGATAACACGCCTTTCTTTGAGGGGGAGGCTGAAGCCAACAGTACACTGACCATCTCCATCAGTGAAATAGGCGTTGAGGGTGATGTGCTGTTCTTCACCACAACTACCGATGCCGATGGTAAATGGTCCTATCAGGTTGAACCCGGAGACGCTCTCAATGACGGTTCTTACAATGTTTCGATTACAAGCACGGATGAAGCCGGTAACGAGGCTGAAGGTTCCGCTCAATTTCAGATTACCGGCGAAACTCCTGTTCCGCCGACTATCAATCTTTCCAGTGCCGATGATTCAAATATCGGCACTGACGCTGTCACCAATCATAACTCCGGGCTTACCCTTACCGGCATAGCTGAGTCATACTGCAACGTTAAAATATACAAGACCACGGAGGGAGATACCGACCGGACCGGCGGAGAACTGCTGGACACAGTGGAGGCCGGAGCCAACGGTGTCTGGACTTATGAGCTTGACGGAACATTGGCGGACGGCAGCTATTATTATTACGCCACCAGTGTATATTCCGACGATGCCGGGTATACTTCCGACGAGCTGTTGACGCTTGTGGTTGATACGCAGACCATTACGCCGACTCTCGAACTGGTTGAAGATACCGGGGTCGATAACGATTGGATTGCCGAGGATTCCAACAATACCGCAACGGACTGGACCACATCTGCTCCCACCATTACCGGGGTCGTTGATGAAGGGGCAACCGTAGTAATAACGGCAACGGACATCTACAACAATGTTACTACAATAACCATTGCCCCCGAAAACCTGACCAAAGACGGAGACACGTGGTCCTATACCTATACGCTTTCCGAACTGTCTGACGGTGAATATGCAATTCAGGTTACAACAACCGATCTCGCAGGTAATGAGGCGTCCAGCTCGGAAGAGACCCTTGTCATAGATACCGGGTTCAGCAAGCCGACAATTGATCTGCCGGATGCTTATGACACGGCGGTGAGTGTAAATGCTGATGGTGCCATTCTTCAGGCCGATGGAACAGTTGCCGGCAATGCCTTGCGCAGCCACCTGCCTGCCGATTTCATCTCGACTATCGTTGACGGCTATACCAGCGAGAATTCATTTCCGCTTAGCGGAACGGCAGACACGGGTTCTCTTGTACAGATTGAGATTTACAAGGACGGAGAGCTGATAACCACCACAGACGTATTTACTGTTACCAATGCAGACGGGACCTGGACTTATGACACAGGCACTCTTTCGGATGGTTTATATACTTTTCAGGTAACCTGTACCGATACCGCCGGGAATGAGTTGCAGGCTGATTCATTGAGTGTGTATGTGGATGCCAATGCAACCAGGACGGCCGAGATTGTCCTTAATGATGATTACGAAGGCAACTATACGCCGGATACAACTCCAACTTTCACCCTTTACGGCGACAGCGATTCCGTCTGGCTGCTGTACATCGACGGCGAGTCAGACCCTGTGGCCACAGGAACATTCAACAGCAGTTCCACGGCAACTTATACCCCCACCTTCACTACTGACGGCGAACATACCTATACACTGGTCACTGTGGATAGAGCCGGGAATGTTCAGGTGGCCGATGATTTAGTTTTTACAATCGATACCGATGCCCCTGATTTTCAGTCCGACCCTAGCATTACCTCAGGAACAAAGGGAACCGGTGAAACATACTACACCAACAGCAATACCGCCGACATAACCATTCAGGTCGAGCCGGGCACAGCGGCCAGAATCCTGAATATAGACGGATACAATGTGGACGGTAGTGATACGGATTTTGAAACAGGCTGGGTATACGATACAGACGGGGACGGATACGTAACCTTCAGTCTTGATTCCGGTGTGTACAAGTTTGACGGCGAGTATTCGGATATCACCATCCAGTACCGTGACCAGGCGCACAACTATGATGCGACCCAGGATTACACGTTCGATATGGTTGTGGACACCGTAAAGCCGGTCACCGATATTGCTCTGGACAGTGGTTCGGATCACGGTTTTTCCGATTCCGACAATCTCACCAGCGGAGACCTGATTACCCTTTCAGGTACTATACAGGAGCTCGGTGCCGGACAGGAAGACGGTGATTTCAGCACCGACATAGCCGATTATCACGTTACCCTGACCAATACCGATACCGGAGTGTCGCAGACTTTCGGGTCGGACCATATAACACTTCATGATGACGGAACCTGGGAGGTTACGTTCGGTTCAGCCGGACATGACCTGGCCAGCGGAGACTATACGGCAACGGTAACCGCTACCGATCTGGCCGGGAATTCCCACACCAGCACAACCGATTTTGTGATTGATAACGATTCAGCCGGGCTGCTTGATCACTCTCCTGAACTTAGCACGCAGTCACTTGGGTCCAGCGGTGTGTTCATAACCGGCGATTATTTCGGAGACGATGTCAGTTTTTCCTCAAGCGATTATAAATGTGAAGTTGTCTACTATACCGATGACGGTGCTTCATCCTCGGAATCATATGTTGATATAGATTCTGACGGTTCTTTCGGGAAATACGTCAGTTCATCCACGATCGGTAACTATGATTATGTGGGTATTACGATCATCGACAGTGCCGGAAACGAGTCGGAAACAACTTATATCGATTTTGACGGCAATTCAGTAACGCCGGATACGGTTTCCGCCTCATCCGAGGACAGTTCGGACCCTTCTTATACTTTCACTGATAGCGACTCTGATGCCGATGTCGCCACCATTAATGTCACCCTGACCGGAGACTATGACAACGACGGTACGACGGATGTTACCATAGAAGGAACTGCCTCCGTCAGCGCGGACAATACATGGACCATGGATTTCCTTTCCGAGTTGCAGGACGGACACTACACCCTGCAGCTGGAAGGACTGGACAGTTCCGGGGATGTCATAACCGCTCAGAGTGAATCCACCTACGACTTTACCCTGCTTGACGGTGTGCTGGATTCCGGCGGCGATGGCGGGGGAACGGATTCCGGAACTGAGTCTGCTGATTCCGGCAGTGATTCAGATGGTGATTCAGGAGGAGATTCAGGCGGGTCCGATGCAATCACAACTGATGATGTGCATCTTGAAGTTACCGTTCATACTGACCATATTGACGGTATTGCATAA
- a CDS encoding TolC family protein — MLYYVKRFVFLAVFACLACLCMAGGAGAADFLASAGKLSDINFNGGGRPESVSIDSPKNGTLEIRLQGNHNSSLQEHPENATAQKVLTLYEACRLAVEKHPLVASSRYSRMEKMADYGMARSVYYPRIDFQGQAGPSHNLDTHTTSYGESNISLTHTLYNFGGLSDSVESARLKAEGARYRLARTNEDIAALAINSYLSVLQSQQLLDVYNDALDFYKKLLDTFWERYNAGISSRADAQKVEVSLRSTQSQITVQNQQLTTARLLLENIIKQPVQKVAADTNLLNMKIVESLKEVCDRALANNMSLRAFQAEIDSQAKAVDTLRADYYPSFGYQLNAKSEFQEIDGYENSLDAQVTVNWNLFSGFSTDEGVRKETAVLNRLKATKDATALQVQNVLSDAYNAYKSSEKEFELARDAYDSSVNLMSLYLSEFDLGIRTMLDLISAREGQTAASVREVNARFARMRAGLNIFLEEGRLEEVLGLPLDTDLAK; from the coding sequence ATGCTGTATTATGTAAAACGGTTCGTTTTTTTAGCTGTTTTCGCCTGCCTTGCATGTCTGTGCATGGCCGGTGGGGCTGGAGCTGCTGATTTTCTGGCGTCGGCTGGAAAATTATCCGATATCAATTTTAACGGCGGCGGGCGTCCTGAGTCGGTAAGTATTGATTCCCCGAAAAACGGGACTCTCGAAATACGCCTTCAGGGGAATCACAACAGTTCTTTACAGGAACATCCTGAAAACGCCACTGCGCAGAAGGTGTTGACCCTGTATGAAGCATGCAGGCTTGCTGTTGAAAAGCACCCGCTGGTTGCCAGTTCCAGATATTCGCGAATGGAAAAGATGGCGGACTACGGCATGGCCAGGAGTGTATATTATCCGCGCATCGATTTTCAGGGACAGGCCGGTCCTTCACACAACCTTGATACCCATACAACGTCATATGGGGAGAGCAATATTTCGTTGACCCATACATTGTATAATTTCGGGGGGCTCAGCGACAGCGTCGAAAGTGCGCGGCTCAAAGCGGAAGGGGCCCGGTACAGGCTGGCCCGTACCAACGAGGATATTGCTGCGCTTGCAATCAATTCATATCTGTCCGTTTTGCAGTCCCAGCAGTTGCTGGATGTCTATAACGATGCACTCGATTTTTACAAGAAGCTTCTGGATACATTCTGGGAGCGATATAATGCCGGGATATCCTCCAGAGCCGATGCTCAGAAAGTTGAGGTTTCCCTACGTTCCACGCAGTCGCAGATAACTGTCCAAAATCAGCAGTTAACCACTGCGCGCCTTCTTCTTGAGAATATTATAAAGCAGCCGGTGCAAAAGGTTGCCGCGGACACCAACCTTTTGAATATGAAAATTGTGGAGTCCCTCAAAGAAGTCTGTGACCGGGCCCTTGCCAATAATATGAGTCTGCGGGCTTTTCAGGCGGAAATAGATTCTCAGGCAAAGGCCGTGGATACGTTGAGAGCCGATTATTATCCTTCTTTCGGCTACCAGTTGAACGCAAAGAGTGAATTTCAGGAAATAGACGGATATGAAAACTCGCTCGATGCCCAGGTTACAGTCAATTGGAATCTTTTCAGCGGTTTTTCCACTGATGAGGGAGTCCGGAAGGAGACTGCCGTTCTAAACAGGCTGAAAGCCACCAAAGACGCCACCGCGTTGCAGGTGCAGAACGTACTTTCGGATGCGTATAATGCATACAAATCGTCTGAAAAGGAATTCGAGCTTGCCAGAGACGCTTATGATTCAAGTGTAAATCTCATGAGCCTTTATTTAAGCGAATTCGACCTTGGAATACGTACCATGCTGGACCTCATCTCTGCGCGGGAAGGGCAGACTGCTGCTTCCGTCCGGGAAGTCAATGCCCGCTTTGCCCGTATGCGCGCCGGGCTGAATATTTTTCTTGAAGAAGGCCGCCTTGAGGAAGTGCTCGGACTGCCGCTGGATACAGATTTAGCTAAATGA
- a CDS encoding FeoA family protein, with protein sequence MNNSFVLRTARVNQHLVIKKVQAEGELGRRIRDMGLIPGTEFRVLGRAPLEDPVALRLKDFTLTLRNSEADHIIVTEWEN encoded by the coding sequence ATGAATAACTCTTTCGTTTTAAGAACGGCTAGGGTGAATCAGCATCTTGTTATCAAAAAAGTTCAAGCAGAAGGGGAGCTTGGACGGCGCATAAGGGATATGGGACTTATCCCCGGAACCGAATTCAGGGTCCTTGGCAGAGCGCCGCTTGAAGATCCCGTCGCCCTCAGGCTGAAAGACTTCACCCTGACCCTGCGCAACAGCGAGGCCGACCACATAATTGTAACGGAATGGGAGAACTGA